In Phycisphaerales bacterium, the sequence CAAAGACCGCCACCGCGAAGGCCTGAGACGACTCACACCCCTTGAATCCCACACGAGACGCGACATGAAAATCCTCCTGGTCGATGACAGCAAGACGATGCGGAATATCCAGAAGTCAGTGCTCTCCCAACTCGGACACACCGAGGTGATCGAGGCGTGCGACGGCGTGGACGCGCTCTCGAAAGTGCAGGGGTTCAAGCCCGAGCTGCTCCTCGTGGACTGGAACATGCCCAACATGGACGGGCTGACGTTCGTGAAGACGTATCGCGCCAAGATCTCCAAGTCCACGCCGATCATCATGGTGACGACCGAGGCCGAGAAGGCCCGCGTCATCGAGGCGATCAAGGCCGGCGTGAACAACTACGTCGTCAAGCCCTTCACCCCGGACCTGCTCAGCCAGCGGATCAACGAGACGATGGCGAAGGCATCGGCGGCGGCGTAACACCGGGCGGGATGCGGCTGTGTCACAAGCAGGTTTCTGGCGACCGGGAGGGGTGGATTCCCTTCTCCGGCTTGCCACAATTCATGGATGAAACCACTCACCTGGCTGTGGACGCTGGCGGGCGGGCTTGGCGCCGCGGGAACATTGACCGCGCCGGCATCGCCTCGCTCTGAATCGCCCGTACCTCCCACGACCGCCGCACCGGGCTCACCGGAAAAGACCACACCCGCCGATCTCAGCCCCACCGACGAGCCTGTCCGGGTGCAGTTGGTGCTCAGTGATGGACGCCTGGTCGAGGGGCGATTGATCGGACAGGACGATCGCTCGGTGACCGTCGAGGTGAACGGGATCGCCACGCCGTTCCAGCGCGGGTTGGTCGATCGACTGCGGACGCTCCCGAGCGTGTCGTCGGAGTACGCGAGGTTGAAGGCGGCGATCGACCCGCGTGACATCGAGGCGCGGCTGCGACTGGCGGAGTGGCTGCGGGCGAACGAGCGGTATGACCTCGCGCTCGTGGAGATCAGCGAGGCGATGAGGATCGACCCGCTGCATCCCGAGGCGCTGGAAATGAAGACGCTGGTCGAGCAGCAGAAAATGCTGGCCGACGCGACCAAGGCCCGCGACGACGAACCCGGAACGGACACGTCGAAGCCCCACCGCGTGGTGAGGCGGCCGGAGAAACCGAAGTTTCCGGTGCTCTCGCCAGAACAGGTCAACGTGATGCGGGTGTACGAGGTGGACCTGCGTCGCCCGCCTCGCATGATGATCGATCGCTCGACGGTTGTTGAGTTGATGAAGACCTACTCGAGCAACGAGTTGATCCCGCAGACGCCCGAGGGCCGCGACGCGTTCCTGAGGAAGGACGCGGTGGAGATCCTTGAAGTGATGTTTCGGCTGCGCGCGCGCGAGTTCTATGGCGATGTGCGTGTCATCGAGAACCCTCTTCCGTTCCGCCTCTTCCGCGAGGAGGTGCATCGCGGGTGGTTGATGAACAGTTGCGCCACGTCGCGCTGCCACGGCGGAGAGGACGCGGGGGCGTTGTACCTCAACCGCAACATGGCGAACTCGGACGCGGCGGTGTACACGAACTTTCTGATTCTGGATCGTTTCAAGTCCAGCGACGATCTCCCATTGATCGATTACGTGGAGCCGGCAAACTCGCTGCTGCTCCAGTATGGCTTGCCCCGGGCCCTCGCGAAGCGGAAGCAC encodes:
- a CDS encoding response regulator; translated protein: MKILLVDDSKTMRNIQKSVLSQLGHTEVIEACDGVDALSKVQGFKPELLLVDWNMPNMDGLTFVKTYRAKISKSTPIIMVTTEAEKARVIEAIKAGVNNYVVKPFTPDLLSQRINETMAKASAAA